The DNA region TTTTAATGCTTTGAGTTTCTTTAATAGCGGAAAACAAAGGATAAGTTTGTTATCATCATACCACATTTTACTGTCAAGCAAAGCATCATCATTTTTGAAAAGACCATGATTAAAAACAAGGAATGCCTTACACATCATTTCAAGGTAATAGCTGTGCTTGTTATTGCGGTTTAGTATCGTTTCATAGTCGATATAAAGAGAGAACAATGTTTTAAGATCATTTTGAAAATCGAGTGGAAGTTTGTCAGTAACATACTCCTCCTCAATGATAAAACTTCTTTCGTTCTGCTTATTCAGTCTTTTATCGGCAAAGCTGTAAACTGCGTTTGATCCGTCAGTAAACTCAATTATGCAAAGCGGTGCAATGCACTTTTGAACAATCTTAGCAATAAAAGATGCTTGTTTAAGGTCTTTCAGTTTAATTCTCAGAAACATTATAACCTGACAATTATATTCATCATTTACGAGATTGGGAATGTCAAATCCCTCTATCTGATACATTAATCGAATTTCTTCAACTGATGATTCAAATCGCTTCTTTTCAGCCCCCGCAAGCGGTGCGCCTTTTACAAAAGTGACTTTTGCGATAGGAGCATCCTTGCGATATTTCTGAGGTAATGAAAGCATAATTACGCCTCCTTACGCACAATGATGAATGAAACGAGCTCAAAATCATCGCTGGTTTTGTTGGCAAAATCATTCTTGAAGCCGCCGAAATCAAACAATGTGAAGCCTGCATTATCCTCCTCAACCTTCTGTATTGAATCAACGACCTTACTGAGCAAATGAGAATACTTGCCCATATCTTTTGTTTGCTTGGTTTCTTTAAGGAAAGCCTGTACAAGCTCGGTGTTAACTTGATCTTTTCCGTAGCATAGTCCACGCATTCGCTTTAGTAATTCTCTTGCCTGCGTACTGTCAAACAAGATTTCCTCCTCATCTGAGATAAATGCCAGATAATACGGGAAGAGAGAACTGTCTGAATTCGGCTTATCTTCGTTATTGCGATACTTAAAACAGAAAAGGACACCTTCTCTGTCCAGACCTATTTCTCTTGGAATTGCAATAGAATAAATACCTCTCGGCACTCTCAACAATTCAGGGTAAGCCTTAATGTATTGCGAAAGTTCATAAATATACTGATTCATATTAAGATCAGTAATAGAAATTGTATCCGCTGCATCGTCAATATCTATTACTTCGTTCTTCAGCTTTTCCATCTGTTTTGTACGGAAGCTAATATCGTTCATTTCAGGTTCAAGCAGGTTATCGTCACCCGTTGAAACAATATTAGACTGCACCATCTTCTTTTTAACTCTGCTTTCAAGACCAAGATATTCATTCAGCTCAACAGCAGGGAAGAAATTAATCAGTTTTATATACGCATTTGTACTGCCAATACGATCTATTCTTCCAAAACGCTGAATAAGCGTAACCGGATTCCATTGAATATCGTAGTTGATTACGGTATCGCAATCTTGCAAGTTCTGACCTTCGGAAATACAATCCGTACCGATAAGGACGGTTATTTGTCTGCTTTCAGGAATGTCAGTATGCTTGGATCTCGGAGAAAAACAAGTCAGTATCTTGTTAAAGTCAAAGTTTTTCCTCATACCCTTATCAAGAGGTAAAGTTGTTCTTGGCTTTGCTGAACCGCTTACCATTGCACAATAATAGCCATTACTGAGCAACTCCTGTGCTATACTGTCATAAAGATAATTTGCAGTATCAGCAAATGCAGAGAATATGAGGATTTT from Ruminococcus albus AD2013 includes:
- a CDS encoding DUF4391 domain-containing protein encodes the protein MLSLPQKYRKDAPIAKVTFVKGAPLAGAEKKRFESSVEEIRLMYQIEGFDIPNLVNDEYNCQVIMFLRIKLKDLKQASFIAKIVQKCIAPLCIIEFTDGSNAVYSFADKRLNKQNERSFIIEEEYVTDKLPLDFQNDLKTLFSLYIDYETILNRNNKHSYYLEMMCKAFLVFNHGLFKNDDALLDSKMWYDDNKLILCFPLLKKLKALKLSVSKAKTLSEKSDYNKQIKDNIQKLKVLYSGEENE